A genomic segment from Candidatus Tanganyikabacteria bacterium encodes:
- a CDS encoding GntR family transcriptional regulator — protein sequence MGSVDLSPRQAAIVNLIRAAAASGQPVPSQQELAAAIGVRSASTVNRHLQALARKGVLKWTRWRNRAVVLVEKAERCTSCGRTRDLPEGTGARSEGTLPLSATEAAVFVAICESLQADRMVLPSTLARQLDRHIVEIWQAVDALRAQADFAVARVSPQPGPPEAARHHDSYQKGSAL from the coding sequence ATGGGCAGTGTCGACCTATCCCCCCGTCAGGCCGCGATCGTCAACCTGATTCGCGCGGCGGCTGCAAGCGGCCAGCCCGTTCCCAGTCAGCAGGAGCTCGCGGCGGCCATCGGGGTCCGGTCGGCCTCGACCGTGAACCGACATCTCCAGGCGCTGGCGCGAAAGGGCGTCCTGAAGTGGACCCGCTGGCGGAACAGGGCGGTCGTGCTCGTCGAGAAGGCCGAGCGATGCACAAGTTGCGGCCGGACCCGCGATCTGCCGGAAGGAACCGGCGCCCGATCAGAGGGCACCCTGCCACTCTCGGCGACGGAAGCCGCGGTGTTCGTGGCTATTTGCGAGAGCCTCCAGGCTGACCGCATGGTCTTGCCGTCGACGCTGGCGCGGCAGTTGGACCGGCACATTGTGGAGATCTGGCAGGCCGTGGATGCCCTGCGGGCCCAAGCCGATTTTGCGGTGGCAAGGGTCTCGCCCCAGCCCGGTCCACCTGAGGCGGCACGACATCACGACTCTTATCAAAAGGGAAGCGCCCTGTGA
- a CDS encoding DsrE family protein codes for MKNLFILNDPPYGTERSYNGLRLAGSLAKAEGEEVKVFLIGDAASCAKGGQKVPNGYYNLEVMLRGLMRRNAEVGVCGTCMDARGLGDPDLVEGAHRSSMDELTQWTVWADRVLVF; via the coding sequence ATGAAGAACCTGTTCATTCTCAACGACCCGCCCTACGGCACGGAGCGCAGCTACAACGGCCTCCGGCTGGCCGGATCCCTGGCCAAGGCCGAGGGCGAGGAAGTCAAGGTCTTCCTGATCGGCGACGCCGCTTCATGCGCCAAGGGGGGCCAGAAGGTCCCGAACGGTTACTACAACCTCGAGGTCATGCTGCGTGGACTGATGCGGCGCAACGCCGAGGTCGGTGTGTGCGGAACCTGCATGGACGCCCGAGGGCTCGGCGATCCGGACCTTGTGGAAGGCGCCCACCGGAGCTCGATGGACGAGCTCACCCAGTGGACCGTCTGGGCCGACCGCGTGCTCGTGTTCTGA
- a CDS encoding NAD(P)/FAD-dependent oxidoreductase, whose product MSKKTALILGGGVGGLVTANVLRRESPDCEIVLVDREPEHLFAPSLLWLLIGERKGAKIKRPLARLERKGIRVMNGEIESIDAARKAVRVGGRELTGDALVISLGAELAPDKIPGLREAGHNFYTLEGAEAARDALHRFREGRIVVLTAAPAYKCPAAPYEAAMLAEYDCRRRGMRQQVDVAVYAAEPGPMGVAGQDVSGAVKAALGQKNIAYHPSHQVVRVDPGERQLHFENGTSAKFDLLLYVPPHQAPGVVRNAGLCGESGWMATDRHTLETGHPGVYAIGDVVSIPLQLGKPLPKAGVFAHRQAETVARNIAAVFAGREPSARFDGFGECFLEMGDGRAALGKGNFYAEPLPQVALRQPGRVLHWGKVLFERDWLRRWF is encoded by the coding sequence ATGAGCAAGAAGACTGCCCTGATCCTCGGTGGCGGCGTGGGCGGGCTCGTGACCGCCAACGTGCTGCGGCGGGAATCCCCGGACTGCGAAATCGTCCTGGTCGATCGCGAACCGGAGCACCTGTTCGCCCCTTCGCTGCTGTGGCTGCTCATCGGCGAGCGCAAGGGAGCCAAGATCAAGCGCCCACTCGCACGGCTCGAGCGCAAGGGCATCCGCGTCATGAACGGCGAGATCGAGAGCATTGACGCCGCTCGGAAGGCCGTGCGTGTCGGCGGCCGGGAACTGACGGGGGACGCGCTGGTGATCTCGCTCGGGGCGGAGCTGGCCCCCGACAAGATCCCGGGCCTCAGGGAAGCCGGCCACAACTTCTACACGCTCGAAGGCGCAGAAGCCGCCCGCGATGCCCTCCACCGCTTCCGCGAAGGACGAATCGTGGTGCTGACGGCCGCACCGGCCTATAAATGCCCCGCGGCCCCTTACGAGGCCGCCATGCTAGCCGAGTACGATTGTCGGCGGCGCGGCATGCGCCAGCAGGTCGACGTAGCCGTGTACGCGGCGGAGCCAGGTCCGATGGGCGTCGCAGGCCAGGATGTGTCCGGGGCAGTCAAGGCGGCGCTCGGCCAGAAGAACATTGCCTATCACCCGTCGCATCAGGTGGTCCGGGTGGATCCGGGCGAGCGTCAATTGCACTTCGAGAACGGGACCAGCGCGAAGTTCGACCTGCTGCTCTACGTGCCGCCACACCAGGCGCCGGGGGTCGTGCGCAATGCGGGGCTTTGCGGCGAGTCGGGCTGGATGGCGACCGATCGCCATACCCTCGAAACCGGCCATCCCGGCGTCTACGCGATCGGTGACGTCGTCTCCATCCCGCTCCAGCTCGGCAAGCCCCTGCCCAAGGCCGGCGTCTTCGCGCACCGTCAGGCCGAGACGGTGGCGCGGAATATCGCGGCGGTCTTCGCCGGGCGCGAGCCGTCCGCTCGCTTCGATGGCTTCGGCGAGTGCTTCCTCGAGATGGGCGACGGCCGCGCCGCGCTCGGCAAGGGCAACTTCTACGCCGAACCCCTGCCACAGGTCGCCCTGCGCCAGCCTGGCCGCGTCCTGCACTGGGGCAAGGTCCTCTTCGAGAGGGACTGGCTCCGTCGGTGGTTCTGA
- a CDS encoding alpha/beta hydrolase encodes MPAVDCRPGIRPKGTLIRSGPHRVAGLPERHRITTYVPPGFDRSARAFPVAYLFDGQNIFSDNGSFRGGWQLHEHLDRRACLGQTVPIVVGIHTDRWSRTRILAPWSEEPAEVSLADRMLDWIVGPLAEMVAEEARVLVGPENTAIGGSSLGGLASLYAFFRHPDAFGKVMAMSPSLGISGGVMGPIYPYVQRAVRTGDGRIYLDAGGLECPCGHVLRQADEMAALLVRKGFELGDNLMWVPDPQGSHDEEHWSRRLPAALAFLFGAGPK; translated from the coding sequence ATGCCTGCCGTCGACTGCCGGCCTGGCATCAGACCGAAGGGTACGCTGATCCGGTCCGGCCCCCACCGGGTAGCGGGGCTGCCCGAGAGGCACCGGATCACGACCTACGTACCGCCCGGGTTCGACCGGTCGGCTCGGGCTTTCCCGGTCGCATACCTGTTCGACGGGCAGAACATCTTCTCCGACAACGGGTCGTTCCGGGGTGGCTGGCAGTTGCACGAGCACCTCGATCGGCGGGCATGCCTGGGCCAGACGGTCCCGATCGTGGTGGGCATCCACACCGACAGATGGTCGCGCACCCGGATCCTTGCGCCGTGGAGCGAAGAACCGGCGGAGGTTTCGCTGGCAGACCGGATGCTCGACTGGATCGTGGGTCCCCTGGCCGAGATGGTTGCCGAGGAGGCCCGGGTGCTGGTCGGCCCGGAGAACACCGCGATCGGCGGATCTTCCCTGGGCGGCCTGGCTTCGCTCTACGCCTTCTTCCGCCACCCGGACGCGTTCGGGAAGGTCATGGCCATGTCGCCCTCTCTCGGCATCAGCGGCGGCGTGATGGGTCCGATCTACCCTTACGTGCAGCGGGCCGTCCGCACGGGCGACGGGAGGATCTACCTGGATGCCGGCGGCCTCGAATGCCCGTGCGGCCACGTACTGCGGCAGGCCGACGAGATGGCTGCACTGCTCGTGCGCAAGGGCTTCGAGCTGGGCGATAACCTGATGTGGGTGCCCGATCCGCAAGGGAGCCACGACGAGGAGCACTGGAGCCGCAGGCTGCCCGCGGCTCTCGCCTTCCTCTTCGGGGCCGGACCCAAATGA